In Streptomyces sp. NBC_01717, one DNA window encodes the following:
- a CDS encoding TadE family type IV pilus minor pilin yields the protein MRSSERRPPGSGSGEAGGGGGGGDRGAVTAEAAMVIPVLALFALALVWALMAASAQIRCVDAARAGARAAARSEPEAQVLAAARSAAPDRARVDLERAGELWRVRVAAPTPGPGPLTLTLSAEAAALAEDTVGVVP from the coding sequence ATGCGAAGTTCTGAGAGGCGGCCTCCCGGGAGCGGGAGCGGCGAGGCCGGGGGCGGCGGAGGGGGAGGCGACCGGGGCGCGGTGACGGCGGAGGCGGCCATGGTGATTCCGGTACTGGCGTTGTTCGCCCTGGCGCTTGTCTGGGCACTGATGGCCGCCTCCGCCCAGATCCGGTGTGTGGATGCGGCGAGGGCCGGTGCTCGGGCGGCGGCCCGCTCCGAACCGGAGGCGCAGGTGCTCGCGGCCGCCCGTTCGGCGGCACCCGACCGGGCTCGGGTCGATCTGGAACGGGCCGGGGAACTGTGGCGGGTACGGGTCGCTGCGCCGACACCCGGACCCGGCCCGCTGACCCTCACGCTGAGCGCGGAGGCGGCAGCGCTGGCCGAGGACACGGTGGGGGTGGTGCCGTGA
- a CDS encoding DUF4244 domain-containing protein: MAQRIRSWVRGMVRRARSDGGMTTSEYAVGTIAACAFAAVLYKVVTSSPVMSALQSLLKDALDAKF; this comes from the coding sequence ATGGCACAGCGAATCAGGAGCTGGGTGCGGGGCATGGTGCGCCGAGCCCGCTCGGACGGCGGAATGACGACGTCCGAATATGCGGTGGGGACGATTGCGGCCTGCGCGTTCGCAGCGGTGCTCTACAAGGTGGTCACCAGTTCGCCTGTCATGTCGGCGCTGCAGTCGCTTCTCAAGGACGCGCTCGATGCGAAGTTCTGA